From the genome of Prionailurus bengalensis isolate Pbe53 chromosome D1, Fcat_Pben_1.1_paternal_pri, whole genome shotgun sequence:
TGAACCAATGGGACCTAATGGACATATACAGAGCATTGCACTcaataacagcagaatacacatttgtCACAAGTACACGTGGAATATTCTCTAGGATTGACCATATGTTAAGCCAAAaaagtattaattaaaaaaaaccatatgaagtatcttttctaatcacaatggaatgaaactagaaagaaGTAACTGAAAGAAACtaggaaattcacaaatacatggaaattaacaCACCTTAACCAGTGGATCAAAGAAGTTACAAAGCAAaccttgagataaatgaaaacatacccAAATTTATGGGATTCAGAGAAAGAAGTACTAAAGGCTAGAATAATtcagatttcaaaaaataaaggtataaaatcaATAACAATGTTACACCTTAAGGAACTGGGAAAAGgagaataaactaaaataaactaaataaactaaataatagGAGAATAAACTAAAAGgagaataaactaaaataaaataaaactagcagaacataggaaattataaagattagagcagaaattaataaaaaagaaaattagaaaaacaatagaaaataaatgaaaataaaagtatcttCTTTGAAGAGCTAAACAGAATTGGCAAAGTTTAATTAGATTgactaaggaaaaaagaaagtttgaattactaaaatcagaaaggaaagtaGGGGGTGcaacagtttgtcagtttcttaaaaaaactgaCCATGCAGCAACATACAGTGGAGCACTTGTACTCTTGGGTATTTattccagagaaaaggaaacgTGTTTATAGAAAAAGCTGTATACATATATTCACAGTAGTTTTATTTgcaatagccccaaactggaaaccacctaGGTATCTTAATAACAGATGAGTGGTTAAACAGTGGTAtgtccataccatggaatactactgagcaatggaaagaaatgaactatcatcGTACCCAAGTTGGATTCAAAagggcattatgctgaatgaaaaaaagtcaATCTCAAAAGATCATCTatgatatatttctatttatatatattatatatctctAAATGACAGAATTATGGAGATAGAaccagattagtggttgctaggggtaACAGATGGTGTTGGGTGTAGATGTGATCGAAAAGGGTAGCATGAGGGAGATCTTTGTGATGATGGAATAGTGCTGTATCTTAATTGCAGTGGTGTTTATAGGAATCTTCACATGTGATAAAGTGACATAGAACCATACACATTTATTCTACACATgtcagtttttggttttgatattgtGGGGAATTAAGTAAGATATGACCAATGGGAAAATGTGGGTAAAAGTTATACTGAATTTTAATGACCACATACTGAAACCATAATATATTTGAGACTTACCTGCCTCTAGAGGAGAGTCTTAAATTTGGTTAAGAGGTTTTGAATAGAAACAGACAACTACACCTATCTTAGATCCTTTCTAAGTCCAAGATTCAACAATATGTTTCTAGGCAGGATGAAGAAGAGAGTGCCCACATTATAGCTCTGTGAGAAAATGGAATTCAACTAAATGATGCTTTGGATTGCTCAAGTCAAGGAAATACAATATAGAATACAAAAAATGCACTTtgatttattcagcaaacacttTTCAGTTACCTACTAAATATCATTCAGTCATGGAAGTGAAGatgtaaagatgaagaaacatgatacttgttcttttaatttttttaatgtttattttatttttaagagagacagagtgtgagcaggggaggggtagagagagggagacagaatctgaagcaggctccaggctctgagctgtcagcacagagcccgacgcagggctcgaactcacaaactatgagatcatgacctgagccaaagtcggatgcttaaccgactgagccacccaggcgcccctgaaacttgTTCTTTAAACTAGAGTGTGAGCTCCATGAGAACAtagatttttatttgctttattcatGTAATCATCGGTAATGTTTAGGCCAGGATCTGGCACACAATAGGTGCTAAGTAAAAATTGCTGAATCAATGGATTATCCTAAAAAGCTTAGAGTCTGATAGACAAGCCAAGATAggtactaagaaaataaatagggacAACATGTGATAGATGCTATCACAgactttccccctttttctcctttcaaaaaacCCTTTGTTCAGTCTTAAGTAATGCAATCACTGTGTGGGTATTCTGCTAGCACTGGAGTTAGGTATGTGCAAAATTAAACTTCAGGGCTGGCTTCCAGACCCCATTTCTACTGGTTCTGTCACAGTCTTACCCTCAGGCGGGGATAGTGTTCCAGCTGAGTCACTGTGATACCTTCAAGAATTGGGTTTGTTCCAGCCCTCACAGCACTGTTCTTTTACACACGGTATTGCTATACAGTTAACCGTTGAAGAACAAGGGGCTAAGAGGTGCCCTGCCCCTGCAGTTGAAAATCCTAGAACTTTTGACTCCaccaaaacttaactattaatagcctactgttgacagaAGCCTTACCTATAACATACACAGTCATTTAACACAAATTTTGTTATGTTGattgtattatatgctgtattattacaataaagtaagctggagaaaagaaaatgttaaaatcataagATAAAGTACACTTACAGtactgtatgtatatttaaaacatcTTCCATAAATGGGCTGGCAGGGGCTGGGACAGAGGGTGGCAGCAGTGAGCCTGGCCCTGGGGTGACACTTTTCCTTAGCTTGGTGGTCTCTGCTCAGCATTGGCAGCGGCTGGGCAGCCCACAGGCACTGGGAGTGTCCTGGAGGTGCCGTATAGCTGCCCCAGCTGCCTGGAGTATATGGCTGGTTATAGCTAGCAGCAGCTGTGGCCTCTGGGAGGCTGCCAGGATGCATCAGTGCTGGGCCAGGAGGGACCAGCGGCAGCTCTAGTGCAGCCCAGAGCCCTCTGGGCATGTTCTTCTGCTCCAGCCCAGTTCCTCCTGCCTGCCAGCCCTGGGTGTTCCACTGGACCACCCTGTTGGCACATGGGGTGACCTGCAGCCCTTCTGGTACCAGGGGTCCGGGGCTGCAGATGGCCTCTGTGGGCGTCCCTGCCTGGGTTCTCAGAGGGCAGCAGGCGCAGCTTCTGTGCCAGTCGCTTCGATTCTTCTGTGGAGACTAGGGTGGGCAGTTGTCAATAAATGCTATGTGGCTTTTGCTGTCCACTCTTAAAAACCCACCTAAAAATGgatctgtgcagttcaaacccatgttgttcaagggtcatctgTATTTTAAAGTAGGGATCTGGGTTAGTGAGGATGAGTAAATGAGGCGGTATAGAATACTTGTAAATTTAAGACTTGTTTAAGAATGGAAGGAGAATTTTGAGGGAGGACTCTCAGCGGGACCACCTCACACCCTGGGCCCAGCTGTCATGAATCATCACTTGGGCTAGAACTTCACTTGCTTATAGTGGTCCTCTGTTGTTGAATCTTCTTGGGACATCCAGGACTGACACAAGCAGCTGTCTGTGAAAACTTACCCAGGGTCGTTGGGCAGTAGAGTAGACCAAGCCTTTATTAAGGAGTATAGAGCACTCACTTCTTTGCTGCAGAGTAGAGGGATTAAAGAGGTGATTATTTCCATTATCTGGGGCGTGTTCCTTTAGCTTCTTTTAGGTGGTAAGAAACaaattggcttatttcactctaGAGGCTTATTGTAAAGAATGTGTCTCAGTTGGCCTTCATGAAAATTTGACATTGTTGCAGACACTAGAGTAACTTCACTGGTACCTCTTTGTCTTCCAGTTCATTTGTTACCAACTGTAGTGTTTCCACCATTTTGATAGCTAATCTTTCACTCTACTTCCACTCAGTTTCTTGGGTGACTATGCACTTTCtaattcattcttaatttttctcagcaGGAAAGGGTCAAGTTGGGTTGTCCAGTTATTTATTATCCAGTTGGACAAAGCTCTCGTGAGTTACCTCAAAGTCTCCTTAGATGGCCTCTTGGTTGGAAGCTGATTACTTGTCATAGTTCTTTGCAACCAGAGTCTTATTTTCTCATCATCTAAACTATGGTTATCATACTGAAAGAACTGTCTATGGTCATTTCCTTAGAAGGAACATGTGTGTCCTTGGTAGATATTCAGAGCATCATTTATTACTCTTTATCAGTGGGTCACTGGGAGCTTTCAGACTAAAGGAGATGTAGAAATTGCTGCAGATACACAGGGTGTATTTCTGGTTTCCAAAAGGAATAGCCCATGGCtaaccaaaacaaaatcaaattatcTTTACTTGTCCTGGTTCAACAACCTTTTATAGAAATCATTGTTTTAGATACTAATAGCAACTCAGGTGTACAtattatatttctgatttttatcccttttagttttttttaatggattttgcTATAACTAATGAAGTCTTACTAAATAAGAAAGGATCAAATGTATACTTGGAACTATGCATGAAACTGAACcattaaatatgattaaaaatgggaaaagaatagatTGTTGTGACCTTCATCCCACTTAATGATTCAAGGTGTTAGAAAAAAAGCAGCTTAGAGTACATACACATctttgcacattttctttatctgggaTAGTAAGTAAGCTAAGAACTAGAGACCttaatgaggattttttttttaaagattttatttttaagtaatctttacagtCAACATGGGGttttgaacttacaaccccaagatcaagagttgcatgttccactgactgagccagctaggcaccccattAATGAGGGTTTTATATATGAAGGCCTTCTTTGGGGAATGCATATTTTTCTAGAGGCCAGGTAGCTGAAGAATGACATTTTGTGAGTGGTCAGTCTACTACTTGATCTTCTCCAAGAAAATTAGTAAGACATTTTGAGACCACaataaactagtttttaaaaaaaaaaaatttttttaacgtttatttatttttgagacagagagagacagagcatgaatgggggaaggacagagagagagggagacacagaattggaagcaggctccaggctctgagccatcagcccagagcccgacgcggggctcgaactcacggaccgtgagatcatgacctgagctgaagtcggacgcttaactgactgagccacccaggcgccccacaataaactagttttaatgtttgttgaaacACATGGAGAGTCAAAGTTAGTTTGAAAGGGATTACCACGCAGTTGGTATATCCTGATTTCATCAGTGGCTTCATTCAACTTAGCTTCATgaaaattactttattatttttctcattttactaaaAACTAGTGAAAACTTTTTAATGGATGGGAATCACTGGGTTGCATGGTTAATATTGCATGGTGGTCTCTTAGCTGGTTGTGCCATACCAGTGAGTGTCGTGCCATCCTGAAGGGGAGAGCACCTGGCCGTGAGTCTGTGCCATATCAAATCCACCAAGAGTGCTGTTGCCGGGTAGGAAGCCTTAGAGGGGAGGAGAGTTGCAGGAGGAAGGAGTGACAAGAAGACCGGGGTGGGTCTGGATAAAGGATGTTGACAGGATTAATAATGACtctgagcaaaaagaaaattcttaaaggAAGAGTCTTTAAAGCCCCAGGGCCATTTTGTTCTGgaactaagaaagaaaatgaattcttagGACTCTTCTCTCAGTTCATTCCAGTGaggtcagactgagaaagaaagcAACTTGCTCTATCTAAGAGATTTTGTTTTGgaatataatatttttctgtcCTCTGTGGTAAGTGATTGTAGCCTATTTAGAAGGGAAAAATCTGAGCTCAGTTGGAGAGTTCTCTGCTATTTTAGAGTTATGTCGTCtctgattttactttattttttttccttcaggttgCTTGATTGGGGCTGTGAATCTCAAATCCAGCAACCGAACCCCAGTGGTACAAGAATTTGAAAGTAAGTACAAGGGAGAGACCACTAGGAGAATAGGTGCCATCTAACGGACACTTGGTAGTCTTACAGCCAACTGaggacaaacacacacactgtaGTGCCAGAGATGTTCAGGTGGGTGGCCCCTTGGCAGTGCATCTGGTGTACAGGTGGGTCAGTGCAACACTGCTTCAGCAGGCCAACAGGGAACTCTGCAGCTTTTACATGGGCTAAAATCCGATTTCTGCTCTGGCTTTATACGTATACAACAaagaattttcatatatataagcAGAGTATTAAGGGggaatgtgtattctatttaGTAAAAGTCCTTGCTaatcatatgtattatttttctggctaaaatttatcttttgttAAGGTCACTTGGAGCCTGGAGATAGGTAGATTTGTAACCTGCATGAAAGACGTCTCTAAAATTTGTGATAACTTGCAGGTTCTGGGTACACAAGTGATTGTAAAATTGTTTCACATCCTCtgagagttcttttctttttcttcttcttctgctcaTTAGGTGTGGAACTCTCTTGTATCATTACGGATTCACAGACAAATGACCCCAGGATTGAATGGAAGAAAATTCAAGATGACCGAACTGCATATGTGTTTTTTGACAACAGAATCCAGGGTATGACCCTCTAATCCCTTCCTTTGTCCACAAGGTCCAGGCATGTACTTGTGGCCAGAGACTTTCCTCTGACTGGTCCTGCATCTGTAGCAAGGAttggtttcttgttttgtttgtttcacttatAGAAAACTCAAACGTAGAAAAGTAATGAGAACAGTGTATTGAACCTCCCCATCCCTGTCATCCAGCTTTAACAAGTATCACCTCTTTAGTGAGGATTTAaatctctctgcccatcctgttGGAGTATCAGAGTGAACATTTTATTAGGCCATCCTCTTATCACAGTCCATGACATTTGTGATACAAGCTGCATGAGTTAATCAGAAAGATCACGTGGAGCAGCAGGGagacaagtatttactgagcacctactatgtgccacactTCCCATGTTGAGAAAGCGTTTGCTAGAACAGAGGTCAGCATAGGGTGTTCTCAGGTTGCATGAAGTAGgggcagggtgggtggtggggaaggcttcccagaagtGACATCTAGACAAGGTGATGAAGCTGGGTAACCAGTGAGGGGCTGGTGAAGAGGGGTGGATAAAGGTGTTGGGCAAGAAAGAGTGTTGTATATAAAGATGTGGAAGCAAAAAGCAGCTTGGCTCAGGGAAACTGCAAGTTGTCCACCATAGCTGGGACttagggaggggagagaggagggattCTCCACAGCTGGGAAGGCATGCCAGGGCCAGGCAAGAATGAGGGTCCATAAAGATTTTTAGGAGGAAAGTGTCATGATTTCATTTACACTTCAGGAAGACTGACTTGCCTGCCTTGTAGAGAAGAGATTGGTGAGGGAAACTCAGAGTAGAAGTGCTAATTCTGAATTTTTTGCAGATTGCAGAAGGGAGTTGCTAATGGCCTGAGCTAAGGTCAAGGCAGTGTAGAGAGATGAGGAGGGGTTGCTAAGGGCTGGCTGTggcaagggagggagaaggaggaattaCAGATGAATACCATGGGACCTTCCCTTCACTCTGACAGGAGGGACATGGTAGACATGAGGGACAAATGCAGCAACTTCTAAAGGCTGGCTTCGGAGTTGTCAGAGAACCTGCTAGTTGAGGCTTCAGAGGAGAATGGAGATTTTGTGGAAACAGCCTAATCTCAGTCTTCCTGCTTTGGGTCCCCAATATCATCAGGAGTGATAGgcttttaaataccattttttccCTCACCAGTGTCTCCTCCACCTCTTAATTTTGAAGAGatggaaatatttttcccagAAAACAAGTCCATTTTCTCTGGCAACTTAGGCTGCTGCTGATAAACCCTGTACACACACTTGTGATCATCAGAAAAACCAAGCAGGAATTTTCTTAAAGCACTTCTGTGTCTGGGAATTAAACACTCTTagccagagggagggggaaggtaTTTACACACAAAATATGAAGGCTGGAGGAAAACTTGAATCTGCTTGGTCTCTCCTCTTGCCTCAGTTCAGGTCTGTGCTAAAAACATCCTgatagatctttaaaaattttattattgaagtatgggtgaaatacagtgttatattaggttCAAGTATACAGCCTAGTGATTAGACAAATCTGTACCTGACTCAGGCTCACTGCAAAAAGTGTAGTCACTGTACATGATTACCATATCACTGATGGTgttccctatgttgtactttttatctctgtgacttagtttataactggaattttgtgcctcttaattcccttcacctcaccctcctcccctccagcaaccaccaatttgttctctgtatttattaatctgtttggtttttttctattgttttgttttttagattccacatgtaagtgaaatcgtatggtacttgtctttctctgtctgacctcacttcacttagcataataccctgtaggcccatccatgttgtcacaaatggcaaaatctcattcttttttatggttgaataatattctcaataatacacacacacacacacccatatctttgatagatttttatttactaatttcttAAATTGTTGAAATTCTAATCCTCTACTGAGGGCTGCTGAATAACAAACCTTCCTATTAGAAAATACCTTTGGAATGTTCATCCTTTGCAATAAgcattttgctgtttttattatattatggTAAATCCTTCCTGTTCTTGCCACCATTCAGCAGGTTTGGTAATAATTAGTTTCTATGTTTGTGTCATTTTCCTCCTAACTCCTTCCCTTATTTGTCATTCTTTAGGTTCTTCATGCTTCTTTGAAAGAGTTACCATCTTTTTgtgctttaaatgttttaaaaattaagatacaatTTGTATGGTATAAAACTCatacttttaaagtatatacTTCAGTAGTTGTTAGTATATTCAACAAAGATAAATATCTTTCACCACCATCAAATTCCAGAACATCTTCACCAGCCTCCAGAGAAACTACATGTTTATTAGCAGTTACTCCCCTCCCCTTAATCCCCTCCTCCTGGCAGCCGGTAATCTCctttgtctctgtggatttgcctgttgTGGACACTTCATAGAAATGGAGGCATACAGtgtgtggtcctttgtgacttctttgacttagcatattgttttcaaggttcatccacattgtagcatgtgtcactactgcattcctttttatatggaagaatattccattgtaagtaggctaatttttaaaatccatttatcaattgatgtacatttgggttgtttccaatttttggctaTTATCAATAATGCTGCTGTGGGTATTCATGTAGACAATAATGGTTTTTGTGTAAATATAAGTTTTCATTTGGGGAAGATAAATGACCAAAAGTATAATTGCTAGGTAATATGGTAGTTGCATGTAtagttgttgttgtcgttgttgtttttgAGAACTTGCCAAACTCtattccaaagtggctacaccattttacatccctttAGCAGTctatttccccacatcctcactaacacttatAATTGTTCATCTTTTCAGTTCTGCCCTATGTGggcgtgaagtggtatctcattgtggttttgatttgcatttccctggtgactaatgatttcgagcatcttttcatgttcttagtggacatttgtatattttctttggagaaatgtctactcaaatccTTCGTCCATTTTTAACTAGGTTATTTGTCTAATTATTTTTGAGTtgcaaattctttatatattctggatactagccctttgtcagatTCATGATTTGTAAATACTTCCTCTAATTCAGTGGATTGTCTTTTCAAAATTTGCatgtgtcctttgaagcacagaagtgtttaaattttttatgaaagTCCAATGAAGGCCAATGTAACTTTTTTTATCCTTATGGTTTTGGTACCatttctaagaaatcattgcttaATCCCAGGTCATGATGATTTATGTCgatgtttttttcctaagagtcATACTGTTAACTCTTACAGAAAGGTCTTTGTTGTGTATAGTATGAGGTAGGTGTCCAATCTCATTCTCtggcatgtggatatccagttatcCCACCACCATTTATGAATActggttgttttttaatgttgtttgtttgatttttttttctctttaaatgggGAATCCTGGCTGGGAATGATGAAGAGGAAATGAGGTCCCTGCTTTAACAACAAAGACACATGTAATGAGTCCTCTTACACACCAGGTACTATTTTGCTGCTCAGTGTCCTCAGTTCATCTCTGTTGTAGAGGAGCAGAAACAAAATCCAGTCTGAAATCTCCTAATTGAGGCATTAAATGCTGGCTCCAGAAGCCACCTTCTTTAAGTGGCAAAGAtgttcttactttttatttttattttttaaagtttttatctttttatttatattgagagagagatcgagagcaagtgggggaggggtggagagagagggagagagagaatccaagcaggctccacactgtcagcacagagccggacatggggctcgaactcccaaccatgagatcctgacctgagccaaaatcaagagtcagatgcttaactgactgagccacccaggctacccccaaaatgtttttaaacagtttttttttttgtattctgtttcctcttttctgtagGAGATTTGGCAGGTCGTGCAGAATTATTGGGTAAAACGTCTTTAAGGATCTGGAATGTGACCCGGACAGACTCAGCCCTTTATCGCTGTGAAGTGGTTGCTCGAAATGACCGCAAAGAAATTGATGAGATTGTCATTGAGTTAACTGTGCAAGGTAGTAACTCACATGAAGTTAAAACATGTTCTCCCTTTCAGGCCTCATGAGtctgtctattaaaaaaaaaaaaaaaaaggattggggaaggggaaaaaagagtaaagatcagctctttctttctttctttctagagctACATCCCAGGGGGTATTGCAGGACTTGCAGAGCTTGGACTGAGTCGGGGTGGAAGGTGAGAAGGGAAGTGGAACTCCTGCCACTCCCCTCCACCAGCTGTAGGAGGTGCTCCTCAGGGAGATGGAGGCATTAGAAATGCGTTGTGGGACTATATGTGGGGGGTGAGCTGTGAGGCAGATGCAGTGGCAGATCAGAGCCTGCAGGCAGGATGTGGGGATGGCAGTGGTGCAGGAATCCCCTGGCTGGTTTTCCTGGTTTTGGAGATTTATTGTGGGCTTTGATAAGAAGCCATGTTGCCGATTTTAAACCCCAACCTGTGTTTCTCCCACAGTGAAGCCGGTACCTCCTGTGTGCAGAGTACCAAAGGCTGTACCCGTGGGCAAGACAGCCACGCTGCAGTGCCAGGAGAGTGAGGGCTTCCCCCGGCCTCACTACAGCTGGTATCGAAATGACGTGCCGCTGCCCACAGATTCCAGAGCCAATCCCAGATTTCGAAACTCCTCTTTTCTCTTAAACTCTGAAACAGGCACTCTGGTAAGATCTCTTCTCAGAGGTGAGGATAGAAACGTCTTTATTGGGGAAGGGATTCCTATTGTGGAAAGAGCACTTATTGAGAGAGACAATGAACTTTATAACACAGGAGCTAAAAACCCATAATGTTGGAGATTCTGTGGGAAAAATGAACCTCCCCTTCTTTCTATAACAAGTTCTAAGGGGataaaataaagggaaacctGGAGAATAAAGTGTGATTATGTGATTATGAAGGGATAGTAAACAAATGTAATGGGTGGATGATGTTAGGGTCCTGATATGAATAACCAATTATAAAAATCATGAGACAATCAGGGAAATTGGATTACTGGCTGGATATTTGATTAAGGAATTGTTAGTTGCTTTAGGTACCATAATGGTATTGTTACAATGTTAAGAAGCTCTTGTCTTTTAGAGATGcatactgaagtatttatggATAAAATGTGTCTagaattttcttcaaaatgacctagtggtggtggtgggaagtgggtggggggagagacgaAGTAAGATTGGTCATGTGCAGAAGACAGAATTGCCCTCAGCAGCATCTCACCGAGCTTTTACCACAGCTACATGTCCTGGTGGTGTATCTAACGTAGCCACAAGCAGGTTATACTAGGATCCTCTGTATTTGTATTGCCCAAGTGTTGCCTGAGAAACAATCATTATCAGAGAGTCCCTTTCCCTGAATAAAAG
Proteins encoded in this window:
- the JAM3 gene encoding junctional adhesion molecule C isoform X1; this encodes MALRRRPTVRLCARLSDFFLLLLFRGCLIGAVNLKSSNRTPVVQEFESVELSCIITDSQTNDPRIEWKKIQDDRTAYVFFDNRIQGDLAGRAELLGKTSLRIWNVTRTDSALYRCEVVARNDRKEIDEIVIELTVQVKPVPPVCRVPKAVPVGKTATLQCQESEGFPRPHYSWYRNDVPLPTDSRANPRFRNSSFLLNSETGTLVFSAVHKEDSGQYYCIASNDAGSARCEEQMMEVYDLNIGGIIGGILVVLAVLALITVGICCAYRRGYFINNKQNGESYKSPGKSDGVNYVRTEEEGDFRHKSSFVI
- the JAM3 gene encoding junctional adhesion molecule C isoform X2; this encodes MVMGHSNSSCSRGCLIGAVNLKSSNRTPVVQEFESVELSCIITDSQTNDPRIEWKKIQDDRTAYVFFDNRIQGDLAGRAELLGKTSLRIWNVTRTDSALYRCEVVARNDRKEIDEIVIELTVQVKPVPPVCRVPKAVPVGKTATLQCQESEGFPRPHYSWYRNDVPLPTDSRANPRFRNSSFLLNSETGTLVFSAVHKEDSGQYYCIASNDAGSARCEEQMMEVYDLNIGGIIGGILVVLAVLALITVGICCAYRRGYFINNKQNGESYKSPGKSDGVNYVRTEEEGDFRHKSSFVI